A part of Pararhizobium sp. A13 genomic DNA contains:
- a CDS encoding histidine phosphatase family protein produces MFGIYVTHPQVRIDPDVPVPCWGLSELGTARSEMAARCGWARQLTRILSSDETKALETAVILARPVGIDIEVLEHAGENDRSATGFLAPDEFEKAADWFFANPDQSFHGWERAVDAQARIVSTVSSVLDRHDPSRPIAFVGHGGVGTLLKCHLAGLPIARSHDQPGGGGNLFAFALADRSLACDWRPFELWQGWQQ; encoded by the coding sequence GTGTTCGGCATCTACGTCACACATCCGCAGGTCCGTATCGACCCGGATGTGCCGGTTCCGTGCTGGGGATTGTCCGAGCTTGGCACAGCCCGATCGGAGATGGCCGCGCGATGCGGTTGGGCAAGACAGCTCACGCGCATTCTGTCGAGCGACGAGACCAAGGCGCTTGAAACCGCGGTAATTCTCGCAAGGCCGGTCGGCATCGACATCGAGGTGCTGGAACATGCGGGCGAGAACGATCGGTCTGCCACTGGCTTTCTGGCACCCGATGAGTTCGAAAAGGCGGCAGACTGGTTTTTCGCCAATCCCGATCAGAGTTTTCACGGCTGGGAGCGTGCCGTCGACGCTCAAGCCCGTATTGTTTCCACGGTTTCGTCCGTGCTCGATAGGCACGATCCGTCGAGGCCGATCGCCTTCGTCGGCCACGGCGGTGTCGGCACGCTCTTGAAATGCCATCTCGCCGGCCTGCCCATCGCGCGCAGCCATGACCAGCCGGGCGGTGGCGGCAATCTCTTTGCGTTTGCCCTTGCGGACCGGTCCCTTGCATGCGATTGGAGGCCGTTTGAGCTCTGGCAAGGATGGCAACAATGA
- the pmtA gene encoding phospholipid N-methyltransferase PmtA has protein sequence MRMNFRLKERLGKKFDEEIRFFKGWRSNMKAVGSIVPTSGITARRMASVVNPHSGLPVLELGPGTGVITKAILQKGVQPQNLVSVEFSTDFFQHLVKAYPGVDFINGDAFDLEKTLGARKDQTFDSVVSAVPLLNFPMHMRVSLIEDLLSRIPVGRPVVQISYGPLSPVVAMPDRYQISHYDFVVRNIPPAQLWVYRKTH, from the coding sequence CTTCAAGGGATGGCGGAGCAACATGAAGGCAGTCGGCTCGATTGTGCCGACATCTGGAATAACCGCCCGACGAATGGCAAGTGTCGTCAATCCGCATTCGGGCCTTCCCGTTCTCGAGCTTGGCCCCGGCACCGGCGTCATCACCAAGGCGATCTTGCAGAAGGGCGTGCAGCCGCAGAACCTGGTCTCGGTCGAGTTCTCCACCGATTTCTTTCAGCATCTCGTCAAGGCCTATCCCGGCGTCGATTTCATCAATGGCGACGCCTTCGATCTCGAAAAGACGCTGGGCGCGCGCAAGGACCAGACGTTCGACAGCGTCGTTTCCGCCGTGCCGCTTCTGAACTTTCCGATGCATATGCGTGTATCGCTGATCGAGGATCTGTTGTCGCGCATTCCCGTCGGTCGTCCGGTCGTCCAGATTTCCTACGGCCCGCTGTCGCCGGTCGTCGCCATGCCGGATCGCTATCAGATCTCCCACTATGACTTCGTCGTGCGCAACATTCCGCCCGCGCAATTGTGGGTCTACCGCAAAACCCATTGA